A portion of the Nitrospira sp. genome contains these proteins:
- a CDS encoding lysylphosphatidylglycerol synthase transmembrane domain-containing protein: MVKRLLLVIGLFTLAFLVWYIGPTEIYRAVHRLGPAALLSILAPSLLMYLVEGYGWKVALEGSERVPFWRLLMIRMAGEVVNMTTPTAYVGGEPLKAYLLQRDGVPVVEGLASVVIAKTTMTIAQVLFIIVGIAIGLWVLGPTGSSGQIVTGAILSVGLLLFGTAAFVLVQRRGLFTWTLELIRKLGWRLEVLERRAEQLRSLDRTILNFYTERRLMFYISTGLYLLGWLAEAIEVYVIIYCLGGPADMLSAVSIGALSVLIKGGTFFIPGSLGAQDAGNLLLLRAFGYSEVVGVAFALLRRFRELVWISVGLLCLALIGKPGGSTNDA, from the coding sequence GTGGTTAAGCGGCTGCTTCTCGTTATCGGTCTCTTCACGCTTGCGTTTCTCGTCTGGTACATCGGCCCAACGGAGATTTACCGCGCAGTTCACAGGCTCGGTCCGGCGGCGCTCCTGTCGATTCTCGCGCCTTCACTCCTCATGTATCTGGTCGAGGGCTACGGCTGGAAGGTCGCGCTCGAGGGATCGGAACGGGTCCCATTCTGGCGTCTTTTGATGATCCGGATGGCGGGGGAAGTAGTCAACATGACTACTCCGACTGCCTACGTCGGGGGAGAGCCATTGAAGGCCTACCTCCTCCAGCGGGACGGAGTGCCCGTGGTCGAGGGGTTGGCATCCGTGGTCATCGCTAAGACCACCATGACGATCGCCCAGGTGTTGTTCATTATCGTGGGGATCGCCATCGGCCTGTGGGTTCTGGGCCCGACCGGGTCGTCCGGTCAGATCGTCACGGGCGCCATTCTGAGTGTGGGATTATTGCTTTTCGGGACGGCGGCGTTCGTGCTGGTGCAGCGGCGGGGTCTCTTCACCTGGACGCTGGAACTGATCCGGAAGCTCGGGTGGCGGTTAGAGGTTCTGGAGCGTCGGGCAGAGCAACTCCGATCGCTCGACCGGACAATCTTGAACTTCTATACGGAACGCCGGCTCATGTTCTACATCTCCACGGGGCTGTACTTACTGGGATGGCTTGCGGAAGCGATCGAAGTCTACGTCATTATCTATTGCCTCGGCGGTCCGGCCGACATGCTGTCGGCGGTTTCGATCGGCGCATTGTCGGTCTTGATCAAGGGAGGAACATTCTTCATTCCCGGAAGTCTGGGTGCCCAGGATGCAGGCAATCTGTTGCTGCTGCGGGCATTCGGCTATAGCGAGGTTGTCGGAGTCGCCTTCGCGCTCTTGCGGCGCTTTCGTGAACTGGTGTGGATCTCCGTCGGGTTGCTGTGCCTAGCGCTGATCGGCAAGCCAGGAGGGTCGACGAATGACGCCTAG
- a CDS encoding YajQ family cyclic di-GMP-binding protein, protein MADQFSFDVVSEVDMQELKNALDQATKEIKQRFDFKDSKTEILLKEKEMELVVVSDDEYKLTAVQEIIKVKCVKRGVSLRAFTHGSVEPALSGTVRQVSKIQSGLATDKAKEIAKSIKESKLKVQAQIQGEQVRILGKSKDELQGAIAFLRGKDFGIDLRFTNYR, encoded by the coding sequence GTGGCTGATCAGTTCTCGTTTGACGTCGTCTCGGAGGTCGATATGCAGGAACTCAAGAACGCCCTTGACCAGGCGACGAAAGAGATCAAGCAACGGTTTGATTTCAAGGATTCCAAGACCGAGATTCTGCTGAAGGAAAAGGAGATGGAGCTGGTGGTCGTCTCGGACGACGAGTACAAGCTGACCGCGGTCCAGGAAATCATCAAGGTGAAGTGCGTGAAGCGCGGAGTCTCCTTACGAGCGTTTACGCATGGGAGCGTCGAGCCGGCCCTCAGCGGGACGGTTCGGCAGGTGTCGAAGATCCAAAGTGGCCTGGCCACGGACAAAGCGAAAGAGATTGCCAAGTCGATCAAGGAGTCGAAGCTCAAAGTGCAGGCTCAGATTCAAGGGGAGCAAGTGCGGATCCTCGGCAAGAGCAAGGATGAGTTGCAGGGGGCCATCGCGTTCCTCAGGGGAAAAGACTTCGGGATCGATCTCCGGTTTACGAACTATCGGTGA
- a CDS encoding PilZ domain-containing protein produces MDIVRPYHRGLYRLSVSYPAMYCLLSTIGEGVIVNLSALGCTMQTDRPMPPGRSVSLRLLLPDRHESLPIDLGQVRWVDGNRAGIEFTKVDRSANLRLHSFVWDLMVERIHCIQRERVTS; encoded by the coding sequence ATGGACATCGTCCGACCCTACCATCGTGGGCTCTACCGTCTGTCGGTCAGCTACCCAGCAATGTATTGCCTGCTCTCGACGATCGGAGAAGGCGTCATCGTCAATCTGTCGGCTCTAGGTTGTACGATGCAGACCGACAGGCCCATGCCTCCAGGACGCAGCGTCTCGCTCAGGTTGCTTCTGCCGGATCGCCATGAATCTCTTCCCATCGATCTCGGGCAAGTGCGATGGGTTGACGGCAACCGGGCGGGAATCGAATTCACGAAGGTCGACCGGAGCGCGAATCTTCGCCTGCACAGTTTCGTGTGGGATCTGATGGTCGAGCGGATCCATTGCATTCAGCGTGAGCGCGTCACCTCCTAG
- a CDS encoding carbon starvation CstA family protein, which translates to MSVMMRAIWILLAGLGAVAFGYVGGLINPTEKVNGLWLVVAAACLYVLAFRYYGRWLACQVAELNDRRVTPAVRLNDGVNFHPTNKYVLFGHHFAAIAGAGPLLGPVLAAQFGFLPGFLWLVVGAVLAGAVQDFIVLVASMRRNGRSLPQIAHDELGPITGTATAVAVLFIVVVALAGLGFAVVNALYHNAWGTFTIAMTIPIGFVMGFYLHRLRPGAVAEVTVLGVGLLILAVLGGRMVAQSVYAWMFELDKVTLIWFLAGYGLLASVLPGWMLLVPRGYLSTFMKLGVVFLLGFGVILMAPIIEMPRVTRFALGGGPIIPGSLFPFLFITIACGAVSGFHSLVSSGTTPKMIEHESHAMVGYGAMLLESFVGVMALIAASVLIPGDYLAINTTLSADALTAMGFAPVHIAELARLVGTEIEGRPGGAVSLAVGMASIFAALPGMGGLMAYWYQFALVFEALFILTTIDTGTRVARYLVQEMMGRVYAPFRQMNWWPGAFATSVIVVGAWAYLIGTGNISTIWPMFGAANQLLGTLALCIGTTVLIKMWKSPYLWVTAVPMCFVGVVTLSGSYELFGMFLGKAGKVAGGEAFSLYLDAVLVVAVASLGLIVLGDSFRQWYGYVIRKKPFTSSEVIVMAGGGTARRVQPAIQDEDVRRGFNLPFGGCC; encoded by the coding sequence ATGTCGGTCATGATGCGTGCGATCTGGATATTGCTCGCTGGACTGGGAGCAGTGGCTTTCGGTTACGTGGGCGGTCTGATCAATCCCACAGAAAAAGTGAACGGTCTCTGGCTTGTCGTGGCGGCCGCATGCCTATACGTACTGGCTTTCCGGTATTACGGGCGCTGGCTTGCCTGTCAGGTCGCAGAGTTGAATGATCGGCGGGTCACCCCTGCCGTCCGTTTGAACGACGGTGTGAATTTTCACCCGACCAACAAGTACGTCCTGTTCGGTCATCATTTCGCGGCCATCGCAGGAGCCGGGCCTCTTTTGGGGCCGGTGCTGGCGGCACAGTTCGGATTTCTTCCGGGATTTCTCTGGCTCGTCGTCGGGGCGGTGCTTGCGGGAGCGGTGCAGGACTTCATCGTTCTTGTTGCCTCGATGCGACGAAACGGCCGGTCTTTGCCGCAGATCGCGCATGACGAGTTGGGACCGATTACGGGAACGGCCACGGCCGTGGCGGTGCTCTTCATCGTGGTGGTGGCGCTGGCGGGGCTCGGCTTCGCCGTGGTGAATGCCCTCTATCACAATGCCTGGGGGACATTTACGATCGCTATGACGATTCCCATCGGATTCGTGATGGGATTCTACCTCCATAGGCTTCGCCCGGGGGCCGTTGCGGAGGTGACCGTCCTGGGGGTCGGGCTCCTGATTCTGGCCGTGCTGGGCGGCCGCATGGTTGCCCAGTCGGTGTATGCATGGATGTTTGAACTCGACAAGGTCACGCTCATTTGGTTCCTTGCCGGCTACGGGCTCTTGGCCTCGGTGCTGCCGGGCTGGATGTTGCTTGTACCGCGCGGGTATCTCTCCACGTTCATGAAGCTCGGGGTCGTGTTTCTTCTGGGCTTCGGCGTTATCCTCATGGCGCCTATCATCGAAATGCCGCGGGTGACGAGATTTGCGCTCGGAGGCGGGCCGATCATTCCCGGCTCGCTGTTCCCCTTCTTATTTATCACGATTGCATGTGGTGCGGTCTCAGGGTTCCATTCCCTGGTATCGTCCGGAACCACTCCGAAGATGATCGAGCATGAATCGCATGCGATGGTGGGGTACGGAGCCATGCTTCTAGAGAGCTTCGTCGGCGTGATGGCGCTCATCGCAGCGTCGGTCCTGATTCCTGGAGACTATCTGGCGATCAACACGACACTTTCTGCCGATGCGCTGACGGCGATGGGGTTTGCGCCAGTACACATTGCTGAACTCGCTCGCTTGGTGGGAACAGAGATCGAAGGGCGCCCGGGTGGGGCAGTGTCGTTGGCCGTGGGTATGGCGTCGATCTTCGCCGCCCTGCCTGGCATGGGCGGTCTGATGGCATACTGGTATCAGTTCGCGCTAGTCTTTGAGGCGCTGTTCATCCTGACGACCATCGATACAGGAACGCGGGTCGCACGCTATCTTGTGCAGGAGATGATGGGTCGGGTATACGCTCCGTTCCGACAAATGAACTGGTGGCCCGGGGCTTTTGCAACGAGTGTTATCGTGGTGGGTGCTTGGGCCTACCTGATTGGGACCGGGAATATTTCTACAATCTGGCCGATGTTCGGCGCGGCCAATCAACTCCTGGGCACGCTGGCGCTCTGCATCGGTACCACAGTTCTCATTAAAATGTGGAAGTCACCATATCTCTGGGTGACGGCTGTGCCGATGTGCTTTGTGGGCGTCGTCACCCTCAGCGGCTCGTACGAACTGTTTGGAATGTTTTTGGGCAAAGCGGGAAAGGTCGCAGGAGGTGAGGCATTCTCTCTGTATCTGGACGCGGTGCTTGTCGTGGCGGTCGCAAGCTTGGGCCTCATCGTCCTGGGGGATAGCTTCAGGCAGTGGTACGGATACGTGATTCGGAAGAAGCCGTTTACGAGCAGCGAGGTCATCGTCATGGCAGGTGGAGGCACTGCGAGGAGGGTGCAGCCGGCTATTCAGGATGAGGACGTCCGGCGCGGCTTTAACCTCCCGTTCGGCGGCTGCTGCTGA
- a CDS encoding alpha/beta hydrolase: protein MRWLIRSVVAVLLLILLGAAYQAVDMALDSQRYPPPGRLIDVGGHELHLYCTGEGSPTVVLESASIGWSVYWTKIQSDLTRLTRICSYDRAGLGWSERGPSPRTGRRIADELHTLLARARVSGPYIFVGHSLGGFVARLYHESYREDVVAMVLVDADHERQFDEAEFRKFIASAKTAFPILGAATTLGITRLLLTLDVLPPLFARQEERAPPEIRPMLRAGWARTRYFATMADEQASLEETSSQVKRSGRLGDLPLIVVTATGPTWWPDMPQGLDSSRFRHMRLNLQADLLKLSTNSRQIFADRSSHFVNFDQPEIIVEQVRQLVEFRRLVQRTGGR, encoded by the coding sequence ATGCGATGGCTGATTCGCTCTGTCGTAGCAGTGTTGCTGCTCATCTTGCTGGGCGCTGCGTATCAAGCCGTTGACATGGCACTGGACAGTCAACGATATCCGCCCCCGGGAAGACTCATTGACGTCGGTGGGCACGAGCTTCACCTCTATTGTACGGGCGAAGGCAGTCCCACTGTCGTCCTCGAATCGGCGAGTATCGGCTGGTCGGTCTATTGGACGAAGATCCAATCCGATCTGACCCGGCTCACACGTATTTGCTCGTATGACCGAGCCGGACTGGGTTGGAGTGAGCGTGGACCATCGCCGCGAACGGGGCGGCGGATTGCGGATGAGCTTCACACCCTGCTCGCTCGCGCCAGAGTATCAGGACCCTATATTTTCGTCGGCCATTCGCTCGGAGGGTTCGTGGCCAGGCTGTACCACGAATCCTACCGGGAGGACGTCGTCGCGATGGTATTGGTCGATGCTGACCACGAACGGCAGTTTGACGAAGCGGAGTTCCGGAAATTCATCGCTTCAGCCAAGACGGCTTTCCCGATCCTCGGAGCGGCCACCACGCTCGGGATCACACGGCTCCTGCTGACGTTGGATGTCCTGCCGCCGCTGTTTGCCAGACAGGAGGAGCGCGCCCCTCCGGAGATCCGCCCCATGTTGCGGGCCGGCTGGGCAAGAACCCGCTACTTCGCCACCATGGCGGATGAGCAAGCCTCGCTGGAAGAAACCTCGTCCCAGGTCAAGCGCTCGGGTCGGCTCGGCGACCTTCCACTCATCGTCGTGACTGCGACGGGACCGACGTGGTGGCCCGACATGCCGCAAGGATTGGATAGCTCACGATTTCGTCATATGCGGCTCAATCTCCAGGCCGATCTATTGAAGCTTTCCACCAACAGTCGCCAGATCTTTGCAGACCGAAGCAGTCACTTTGTCAACTTCGACCAACCCGAGATTATCGTCGAGCAAGTCAGACAACTGGTCGAGTTCCGCAGACTCGTACAACGAACGGGTGGCAGGTAG
- a CDS encoding CDP-alcohol phosphatidyltransferase family protein, translating to MGESLLDQQADLQGLSTAILLPSVDLSGAPVGGAVGPLTPIVGIGLFQRAVLTFQRAGIRQLIVVAGVEEDALKQALGKGPRVTIPVRWMPVREFPLDDPRTWEALAAEVRGFCLVSGAAGIFSRELVEQLRRDVQEGQAIVVGLRRHHQGTIQGDVESIRRFAESSVAEAADLVVLPASLLSATGPAMCQSGTVPVRRWIEQAAATGRLRVFSTDSNQAQWYRAVRNSRDLRAAESQLFASLRSDLEGVVDRYFNRILSRRFTRVFLALGLSPNTVTMLATFVGLAAAAGFARGTYAAGLAAAVLFQLAAVIDCSDGEIARLTFTESSFGAWLDIAMDNVVHMAIFGGIAWGSYIAGSGFPYAWAPLALGAAAILGNALSFVLVGKAQRIRATNGWKSLAHAARSEFILQNVASRDFSVIVLLFALLGKLDWFLWLAAIGSLTFAAIMLWVVRFPSTGRG from the coding sequence ATGGGCGAGAGTTTGCTTGACCAACAGGCCGATCTGCAGGGGCTCTCAACCGCCATCCTGCTCCCGTCTGTGGACCTGTCCGGGGCGCCGGTCGGCGGAGCAGTCGGGCCGCTGACGCCGATTGTGGGCATCGGCCTGTTCCAGCGCGCCGTGTTGACCTTTCAACGCGCGGGCATCCGGCAGCTGATTGTGGTAGCCGGGGTGGAGGAAGACGCGCTCAAGCAAGCTCTCGGCAAGGGACCTCGCGTGACGATCCCGGTCCGTTGGATGCCCGTTCGGGAATTTCCGTTGGATGACCCTCGGACTTGGGAAGCGTTGGCCGCTGAGGTTCGCGGCTTCTGTCTGGTGTCCGGAGCAGCCGGTATCTTTTCGCGTGAGTTGGTCGAACAGCTCCGACGGGACGTTCAGGAAGGACAGGCGATTGTCGTCGGGCTCCGGCGGCATCACCAGGGGACGATTCAGGGCGATGTCGAGTCGATCCGCCGGTTCGCGGAATCGAGCGTGGCCGAGGCAGCGGATCTGGTGGTGCTGCCGGCGAGCCTGTTGAGCGCCACAGGACCGGCGATGTGCCAGTCCGGTACCGTTCCTGTTCGTCGATGGATCGAGCAGGCGGCGGCGACCGGCCGGTTACGTGTCTTTTCGACCGACTCGAACCAGGCTCAGTGGTACCGGGCGGTACGGAACTCCCGTGACCTGCGAGCGGCCGAGAGTCAGCTGTTTGCATCGCTCAGAAGCGACCTCGAAGGCGTCGTCGACCGGTATTTCAATCGGATTCTGTCCCGAAGGTTCACACGGGTCTTTCTCGCGCTCGGGTTATCGCCGAACACTGTGACCATGCTGGCCACTTTTGTGGGTCTGGCAGCGGCGGCGGGATTTGCGAGGGGGACGTACGCCGCTGGTCTCGCCGCAGCGGTGCTCTTCCAGTTGGCTGCGGTCATCGACTGCAGCGACGGTGAAATCGCGCGGCTGACCTTCACCGAGTCGTCGTTCGGAGCCTGGCTCGACATTGCCATGGATAATGTCGTCCATATGGCGATCTTCGGAGGAATCGCCTGGGGGAGCTATATTGCCGGCTCGGGGTTCCCGTACGCTTGGGCGCCGTTAGCCTTGGGGGCTGCCGCAATTCTGGGAAATGCCCTGTCATTCGTACTGGTGGGCAAGGCCCAGAGGATCAGAGCAACGAACGGGTGGAAGAGTCTCGCGCATGCAGCGCGCTCCGAATTCATTCTGCAGAATGTGGCGAGCCGGGATTTTTCTGTCATCGTCCTGTTGTTCGCCCTCCTCGGCAAGCTGGACTGGTTTCTGTGGCTCGCGGCGATCGGATCCTTGACCTTCGCGGCGATTATGCTCTGGGTGGTTCGGTTTCCCTCGACCGGCCGTGGTTAA
- a CDS encoding phosphocholine cytidylyltransferase family protein, giving the protein MKAVILAAGVGKRLWPLTQHRPKCLIEIGGRSLLHRYLRSLGEVGVARADIVVGYKQEMIRAAVDANSHGVRVNFLVNEQFHRGSISSLWEARTVLDDDVVIMDADVLFHREILRRLVQSEYPNALLMDESVKQTGEECMVVVEGGRVVALTKRLPLHYDYAGEGVGFLRVRAADTPHIVASLRRYVDREAWQMEYEDALLEFFRDVKVGHEKIGGLPWTEIDFAEDVEKAERDVLPKL; this is encoded by the coding sequence ATGAAAGCCGTCATTCTCGCCGCCGGCGTCGGCAAGCGGCTCTGGCCTCTGACACAGCATCGCCCCAAATGTCTGATCGAGATCGGCGGCCGGAGTCTGCTTCACCGCTATCTGCGATCACTGGGAGAGGTCGGTGTGGCCCGAGCGGATATCGTCGTCGGATACAAACAGGAGATGATTCGGGCGGCCGTGGATGCCAATTCCCACGGGGTGCGGGTGAACTTCCTCGTCAATGAGCAATTCCATCGCGGCAGCATTTCTTCTCTGTGGGAGGCGCGTACGGTCTTGGACGATGACGTCGTCATTATGGATGCGGACGTGCTGTTTCATCGTGAGATCCTCCGAAGACTCGTGCAGTCCGAGTATCCCAACGCCCTGCTGATGGATGAATCGGTCAAACAGACCGGAGAAGAATGTATGGTGGTCGTCGAGGGCGGTCGCGTCGTCGCGCTGACCAAGCGTCTGCCGCTGCATTACGACTATGCGGGAGAAGGCGTCGGGTTTCTCAGGGTCAGAGCGGCGGATACTCCACATATCGTTGCATCTCTCAGGAGGTACGTGGACCGGGAAGCCTGGCAGATGGAGTACGAAGATGCGTTACTGGAATTCTTCAGGGATGTGAAAGTGGGGCATGAAAAAATCGGGGGCTTGCCCTGGACCGAGATCGATTTCGCCGAGGACGTGGAGAAAGCCGAGCGGGATGTGCTGCCGAAATTGTGA